A portion of the Cryptomeria japonica chromosome 5, Sugi_1.0, whole genome shotgun sequence genome contains these proteins:
- the LOC131028726 gene encoding inactive leucine-rich repeat receptor-like serine/threonine-protein kinase At1g60630, producing the protein MSKALVWVPFFMLFVVQTVFCANMSQDAVGLLRFKASADAGHMLDRGWRSRNYCRWIGVVECTSGGRVIKLVLEKMQLNGTFAENSLNKLDQLRILSLKGNSLTGPIPDLSGLVNLKSLFLDHNMFSGSIPGSLTSLHRLKIIVLSYNLLSGEIPEAMGSLPRLYALQLDNNRLNGTIPAFNQSAMKVFNVSDNELSGPIPSTAALSSLNSSSFLGNPRLCGSPLGKRCHIVLSPPSQAPVVVISSPIQTDLRPLVKTKKKISGGKIAGIVVGSSVGLLAMLFVVFLLSKKSGEREEETQKIAGEKLSTEDNGFEQFYDKAIKTDKPKSGVLMFCGGETQMYTLEDLLRASAEVMGRGTVGTTYKAVMENKTIVTVKRLKNSNKMNREEFERHMEMVGKLRHENIVPLRAYFQAKEERLLVYDNYPNGSLFSLIHGARSQRGKSLHWTSCLKIAEDIACGLAYLHQASRLIHGNLKSTNVLMGQDFEACITDYGLTVFDIEQPEDSTLLGYKAPECMKSNKKMGPKSDVFSFGVLLLELLTGKVPLQSFLNGQAMDLQRWVRSVREEELTSGVNVDGSVSANETSEDRLIQLLNISMACVATSPERRPTMRQVLRMIEEVKETLVVSSQSEESPKWYESIHGSTPQRNATDRD; encoded by the exons ATGTCGAAAGCTCTTGTCTGGGTGCCCTTTTTCATGTTATTTGTAGTGCAGACTGTATTTTGTGCTAATATGTCACAGGATGCTGTTGGGCTTCTTAGATTCAAGGCCTCTGCAGATGCTGGACACATGCTTGACAGGGGATGGAGATCTAGAAATTACTGTAGATGGATAGGAGTTGTGGAGTGTACCTCAGGAGGACGAGTCATCAAATTGGTCTTGGAAAAGATGCAGCTAAATGGCACTTTTGCGGAGAATAGTTTGAATAAGCTTGATCAGTTGCGCATTCTCAGCCTTAAGGGGAACTCTCTTACAGGTCCCATTCCTGATCTTTCAGGCCTAGTTAATTTGAAGAGCTTGTTTTTAGATCATAATATGTTTTCTGGTTCTATTCCTGGGTCTCTTACTAGTCTACATCGTCTAAAAATCATTGTTCTgtcatacaatttgttgagtggTGAGATACCTGAGGCTATGGGGAGTCTACCGAGATTGTACGCTCTTCAATTGGATAATAATAGGCTTAATGGTACTATTCCCGCCTTTAATCAGTCTGCTATGAAGGTATTCAATGTGTCTGATAATGAGCTCAGTGGTCCAATACCCAGTACCGCGGCTTTGTCTTCTTTGAATTCTTCTTCTTTCTTAGGAAATCCAAGGCTCTGTGGAAGCCCATTGGGCAAGCGCTGTCATATAGTTTTATCACCTCCTTCACAGGCTCCTGTTGTTGTTATAAGCTCTCCGATACAGACAGATTTAAGGCCATTAGTGAAGACTAAGAAAAAAATAAGTGGGGGGAAGATAGCAGGTATTGTGGTAGGATCCAGTGTGGGGTTATTGGCCATGTTGTTTGTTGTTTTTCTTCTTAGCAAAAAAAGTGGGGAACGAGAGGAAGAGACACAGAAAATTGCAGGAGAAAAGCTTTCAACTGAGGACAATGGGTTTGAGCAGTTTTATGATAAGGCCATTAAGACTGACAAACCAAAGAGTGGGGTTCTTATGTTCTGTGGTGGAGAAACCCAAATGTATACTTTAGAGGATCTGCTTCGTGCATCTGCTGAAGTCATGGGGAGGGGAACTGTGGGGACTACTTACAAGGCAGTAATGGAGAATAAGACGATTGTAACAGTGAAGAGATTGAAGAACTCTAATAAGATGAATAGGGAAGAGTTTGAGAGACATATGGAGATGGTCGGCAAGCTCAGACATGAAAATATAGTTCCTCTGAGAGCTTATTTCCAGGCTAAGGAGGAGAGGCTGCTCGTATATGATAATTATCCCAATGGAAGTCTCTTTTCACTTATACATG GTGCCAGGTCTCAAAGAGGAAAATCTTTACACTGGACCTCCTGCCTCAAGATTGCTGAAGACATAGCCTGTGGCTTGGCCTATCTGCATCAGGCATCGAGATTAATTCATGGAAACCTCAAGTCTACAAATGTTCTAATGGGACAGGATTTTGAAGCTTGTATTACAGATTATGGTCTTACAGTTTTTGACATTGAGCAACCTGAGGACTCTACTCTCTTAGGTTACAAGGCCCCAGAATGCATGAAGTCTAACAAGAAGATGGGACCCAAATCAGATGTCTTCAGCTTTGGAGTATTGTTGCTGGAACTTCTCACTGGAAAAGTACCATTGCAGTCCTTCCTCAATGGACAAGCCATGGATCTACAGAGATGGGTTCGCTCTGTAAGGGAGGAAGAACTCACATCAGGGGTTAATGTTGATGGTTCTGTTTCTGCAAATGAAACCTCTGAGGATAGACTGATCCAACTTCTAAACATATCAATGGCATGTGTAGCTACATCTCCAGAGCGGAGGCCAACCATGAGACAAGTCCTCAGGATGATTGAAGAGGTAAAGGAAACATTGGTAGTTTCTTCCCAAAGCGAGGAATCACCAAAATGGTATGAGAGCATTCATGGCTCAACGCCTCAGAGGAATGCCACAGATCGAGATTAA